In one Nicotiana tomentosiformis chromosome 6, ASM39032v3, whole genome shotgun sequence genomic region, the following are encoded:
- the LOC117279508 gene encoding secreted RxLR effector protein 78-like translates to MEEVKNAVIALSGDSASGPDDFTDLFFLQCWDTVGGDYKSGPRQNEEDSTITNFFQPVCFVKGRSIFKNILLTQEIVTDIRLRGKPANVVMKLDMAKADDRVSWSYLLHVLRKMGFAEHFLKLIWNLIANNWHSVLISGQATGFFKSSRGVKQGDPLSPSLFILSAEVLSRSLNKLFEDKKFI, encoded by the exons ATGGAAGAGGTCAAGAATGCAGTAATTGCACTGAGTGGGGATAGTGCAAGTGGCCCAGATGACTTCACTGATCTGTTTTTCCTACAATGCTGGGATACTGTGGGAG GTGATTACAAGAGTGGTCCGCGACAGAATGAAGAAGATTCTACCATCACTAATTTCTTCCAACCAGTCTGCTTTGTGAAAGGAAGGAgcatatttaaaaatattttactcACTCAGGAGATTGTCACTGATATCAGACTGAGAGGAAAACCAGCTAATGTGGTTATGAAACTTGATATGGCAAAGGCAGATGACCGGGTTTCTTGGAGTTACTTGCTACATGTGTTGAGAAAAATGGGATTTGCAGAACACTTCCTCAAACTGATCTGGAACTTAATAGCTAATAACTGGCACTCAGTCTTAATCAGTGGCCAAGCTACGGGATTCTTTAAGTCCAGCAGAGGAGTCAAGCAAGGTGACCCTTTGTCCCCATCACTTTTTATATTATCTGCAGAGGTCTTATCAAGATCACTGAACAAATTATTTGAAGATAAGAAGTTTATATGA